The nucleotide window GCCTCTAATTTTCCTCCGTGACATGTCTGTACAGTATCTTGACCTCTCAGATCTCTTCCAGGCTCCATGCTTATCATCACTGGCCTGgcctacttcctgctgagcaaacggaagaaaagaaaagcttctcCAGACCCACTGGCCCCCACAGAGCAGTACACAGATCCCTCCAGCAGCACCGTGAGCACCACAGGCTCTGGGGACACCGAGCAAACTTACACTTTCCATGGGGCTCTCAAGCAGGGGCCTGGCTCCTTCTTTATCCACATGAAGAGCATCCTGAAGGGCACCAAGAAGCCCCATGTCCTGCAACCCCAAGCTACCCTAATGGAACTGGCACTGGAGCCAACTGACTCCTTGGCCAAGAAGAAGCAGGTTCactttgaagacagtgtggtcagAATCATCCCGTCCCTCACTGAAGGCCTGGGTGACGACAGTGACAGTGGGCCGGAGGAAACTGCCTCTGACACGACCCCCATCATCCCTCCCTCCCAGACCCCACACTTTCTGCCTCCTGTCACGGCCACTGACCTGTTCTGAGCTTCTCAGCTAGAGGTctacagatgcatggacctgccAGAGGACTCCTAACAGCCGTGGTCCCTGTAGAGAACTCAAGCTATCTGCTGGTCAGCTGTTCTACACTTCTCAGTGATGACTGGGGTTTCGGAACTATGAGATAGCGTACCACGCCAGATCTGTGGAGACCTCCAGGGTGGCACAAATGGGGCTTTACCATATGGAATCAACACAGTCTCCTCCTTCTTGACTAGGAGAGGGAAAATAGATCATGGTTCCATTCTCCACAAGGCTGAAGACCCAACTTGTTAAGTTCCAAAGGAACAAAAGATACCAACTCGGTTTCCCTTGCACCCAGCAAAGGGTTCAGCCTTCAGCAAGGGACCCTATGTTGCATTTTGCATGTGATGCAGCCTACTAGTGCTGAAGGCCCAAGGGTACATCAGCAGTGTAAGTACCTCAGCAGAAGGTATTGGATGAAGTGGCCATGAATCCTGAGTGAGACTGCTCAGGATAGATATTGGAAAGGACGCTTCAGATCTCAAGTGAGAATAGCCTGGCAATGGGCTGCATTCTCTGCATATACTCTGGGCCTGGGCTGGGCATCAGGCATTTCAGAATCACCCAGGGAAACAATGCCACTCTGTGCTGACTGCCGGGAAAACTGG belongs to Microtus pennsylvanicus isolate mMicPen1 chromosome 8, mMicPen1.hap1, whole genome shotgun sequence and includes:
- the Tmem72 gene encoding transmembrane protein 72 isoform X1, yielding MKLQVFWTGLEYTCRLLGVTTAAVLIGVGTETFLRGQFKSLAFYLLFTGVTISVCEGTYFVAQLLAICFKCQPGSLAHRAREKAHWLGCFQKFLAYTLLSVACFLHPVLVWHVTIPGSMLIITGLAYFLLSKRKKRKASPDPLAPTEQYTDPSSSTVSTTGSGDTEQTYTFHGALKQGPGSFFIHMKSILKGTKKPHVLQPQATLMELALEPTDSLAKKKQVHFEDSVVRIIPSLTEGLGDDSDSGPEETASDTTPIIPPSQTPHFLPPVTATDLF
- the Tmem72 gene encoding transmembrane protein 72 isoform X2, translating into MLIITGLAYFLLSKRKKRKASPDPLAPTEQYTDPSSSTVSTTGSGDTEQTYTFHGALKQGPGSFFIHMKSILKGTKKPHVLQPQATLMELALEPTDSLAKKKQVHFEDSVVRIIPSLTEGLGDDSDSGPEETASDTTPIIPPSQTPHFLPPVTATDLF